One segment of Prionailurus bengalensis isolate Pbe53 chromosome X, Fcat_Pben_1.1_paternal_pri, whole genome shotgun sequence DNA contains the following:
- the AWAT2 gene encoding acyl-CoA wax alcohol acyltransferase 2 isoform X1: MMFLPSKKDLKTALEVFAVFQWPLSVFLIEKIWRRKLITVIFVNLYLVVFTSYWLVTVLILTWLAYDWKTPERGGRRVTSVRNWRLWKHYCDYFPLRLLKTHDISPSYNYILVCHPHGVLSHSWFGQFATNGLCFSKIFPGITPYVLTLGAFFWVPLLRDYVMSSGTCSVSQSSMDFLLTHRGTGNMLIVVVGGLAECKYSLPGSTTLVLKNRTGFVRMALRHGVPLIPAYAFGEADLYSQHIFTPGGLVNRFQKWFQSMVHIYPCAFYGRGFTENSWGLLPYAQPVTTIVGKPLPLPKIENPSQETVAKYHALYTDALRKLFDQHKTKFGISETQELVIV; this comes from the exons ATGATGTTCTTGCCCTCTAAGAAGGACCTTAAGACTGCCCTGGAGGTCTTTGCTGTTTTTCAGTGGCCCCTAAGTGTCTTTCTTATTG AGAagatttggagaagaaaat TAATCACCGTAATCTTTGTCAACCTGTACCTGGTGGTATTCACATCGTACTGGCTGGTCACTGTGCTCATTCTCACCTGGCTGGCTTATGACTGGAAGACCCCTGAGCGAG GTGGCCGCCGGGTTACCTCTGTGAGGAATTGGCGCCTGTGGAAACACTACTGTGATTACTTCCCCCTCAGG CTGTTGAAGACTCATGATATCTCCCCCAGCTACAACTATATCCTTGTCTGCCATCCTCACGGGGTCTTGTCCCACTCGTGGTTTGGCCAGTTTGCCACAAACGGCTTATGCTTCTCCAAGATCTTTCCTGGTATCACCCCTTATGTTCTCACACTGGGAGCCTTTTTCTGGGTGCCGTTGCTCAGAGACTATGTCATGTCTTCAG GGACCTGCTCTGTGAGCCAATCCTCCATGGACTTTCTGCTTACCCACAGAGGCACAGGCAACATGCTGATTGTGGTGGTTGGTGGCCTGGCTGAGTGCAAATACAGCCTTCCAGGCTCTACCACCCTGGTCTTGAAGAACCGAACTGGCTTTGTACGCATGGCCCTTCGGCATGG AGTGCCTCTAATCCCTGCCTATGCCTTTGGGGAGGCAGACCTCTACAGTCAGCACATTTTCACTCCTGGGGGCTTGGTGAATCGATTCCAGAAGTGGTTCCAGAGTATGGTACACATCTACCCTTGTGCTTTCTATGGACGTGGCTTCACTGAGAACTCCTGGGGCTTACTGCCCTATGCTCAGCCTGTAACCACCATTG TTGGGAAGCCTCTACCACTGCCCAAGATTGAGAACCCGAGCCAGGAGACTGTGGCTAAATACCACGCACTCTATACTGATGCCCTACGCAAACTGTTTGACCAGCATAAGACCAAGTTTGGCATCTCAGAGACCCAGGAACTGGTGATAGTTTGA
- the AWAT2 gene encoding acyl-CoA wax alcohol acyltransferase 2 isoform X2: MMFLPSKKDLKTALEVFAVFQWPLSVFLIVITVIFVNLYLVVFTSYWLVTVLILTWLAYDWKTPERGGRRVTSVRNWRLWKHYCDYFPLRLLKTHDISPSYNYILVCHPHGVLSHSWFGQFATNGLCFSKIFPGITPYVLTLGAFFWVPLLRDYVMSSGTCSVSQSSMDFLLTHRGTGNMLIVVVGGLAECKYSLPGSTTLVLKNRTGFVRMALRHGVPLIPAYAFGEADLYSQHIFTPGGLVNRFQKWFQSMVHIYPCAFYGRGFTENSWGLLPYAQPVTTIVGKPLPLPKIENPSQETVAKYHALYTDALRKLFDQHKTKFGISETQELVIV; encoded by the exons ATGATGTTCTTGCCCTCTAAGAAGGACCTTAAGACTGCCCTGGAGGTCTTTGCTGTTTTTCAGTGGCCCCTAAGTGTCTTTCTTATTG TAATCACCGTAATCTTTGTCAACCTGTACCTGGTGGTATTCACATCGTACTGGCTGGTCACTGTGCTCATTCTCACCTGGCTGGCTTATGACTGGAAGACCCCTGAGCGAG GTGGCCGCCGGGTTACCTCTGTGAGGAATTGGCGCCTGTGGAAACACTACTGTGATTACTTCCCCCTCAGG CTGTTGAAGACTCATGATATCTCCCCCAGCTACAACTATATCCTTGTCTGCCATCCTCACGGGGTCTTGTCCCACTCGTGGTTTGGCCAGTTTGCCACAAACGGCTTATGCTTCTCCAAGATCTTTCCTGGTATCACCCCTTATGTTCTCACACTGGGAGCCTTTTTCTGGGTGCCGTTGCTCAGAGACTATGTCATGTCTTCAG GGACCTGCTCTGTGAGCCAATCCTCCATGGACTTTCTGCTTACCCACAGAGGCACAGGCAACATGCTGATTGTGGTGGTTGGTGGCCTGGCTGAGTGCAAATACAGCCTTCCAGGCTCTACCACCCTGGTCTTGAAGAACCGAACTGGCTTTGTACGCATGGCCCTTCGGCATGG AGTGCCTCTAATCCCTGCCTATGCCTTTGGGGAGGCAGACCTCTACAGTCAGCACATTTTCACTCCTGGGGGCTTGGTGAATCGATTCCAGAAGTGGTTCCAGAGTATGGTACACATCTACCCTTGTGCTTTCTATGGACGTGGCTTCACTGAGAACTCCTGGGGCTTACTGCCCTATGCTCAGCCTGTAACCACCATTG TTGGGAAGCCTCTACCACTGCCCAAGATTGAGAACCCGAGCCAGGAGACTGTGGCTAAATACCACGCACTCTATACTGATGCCCTACGCAAACTGTTTGACCAGCATAAGACCAAGTTTGGCATCTCAGAGACCCAGGAACTGGTGATAGTTTGA